Below is a window of Gemmatimonas sp. UBA7669 DNA.
GCACCGCGTGCCCGTCCGATGCCGCGATGCGCTCAGAGGATGACATGCGGCCCTCGCACCGTGCGCACATCGACTCGGCCCGTGCGCACATCGAAGAACACCGAACGTCCGAAGTCACCACCCACGGCCTCACCCACGATGGGCAGATCAGCGGCCGCACAGGCCGCACGCGCCGCTTGCACGTTGCGAATGCCAAGCCCCGACGAGCCAGGGGCCAGCAGCGGCGCAAACATCGAGGCCCCACCAACGAGCCGCGCACGGATTTCCGAGCTGGCGCCCAGCGCCCGCATGCGGGTGAGCATTTCAGGCACGGCCAGTGACGGCACCTTGCCCGCCTTGGGCGCGCCGGCGGTCAGCGCGAGATGCGGCAGCAGCACATGCGCCAAACCGCCCACGCAGCACTCGGCGTCGTGCAGCACGATGGCCACGCAGGACCCCAGCCCGACGGTGAACAGCGTCAGGTCTCCGGCCCCCACGGCAAGGTCGGCAATGCCCACGGATTTCTGCGTCACGGCACCGACGGCACGGCCCCCACGGGGGTCGCTCCATCGGTCGGCGTCGACACAGTCACAGGGTCAGCCGGAGGCGTGAGCGCAGCGAGGTTGGCGCGCACGATGCGATGCTCCGGATCGAATTGCAGGGCACTCTCCCAGGCCACGCGGGCGGCCACCAGGTCACCGCGGCGGTAGTGGATGTTGCCCAGCTTGAGATACACGTCGGGGCCATGCGACGGCGCCAGACGGATCACACGGGACAGCGCGTCGAAGGCTTCGTCGTAGCGCTGCGCCCGATACAGATAGTCCCCGAGGTTCTTGTGCAGCTGCGGCAGCGACGCATCGGTGAGCAACGCGTGCTCGAGTGTGCGCGAGGCCCCCTCGTACTGTCCGCGCCGCTCCTGCACCACAGCCAGATTGTTGTGCAACACGACGGCCTGCGGGTAGTACTGCAGCCCTTCCTCCAACAAGGCCACTGCACGTTGCGTGTCCCCCCCCACCGCCGCGGCAAGGGCTGCGGCGTGATACCACGCCGCCGATGGTTGGCGCGCACCAAACTGGGCACGCGCCGTTGACAGCGCTTCTTCGGCCGCCACCAACTGCCCGGCCTCGAGCGCCAGTGTGGCCTGCAGCAGCGCCATGCGCGGATCGGGCGTCACACCGCCGCGCAGCGCCGCCTGATGCGCGGCCTCGAGCGTTGCGGACGCCTGCGCAAGCTTGCCACACTGTGCTTCGGCAAACGCCAGGTTGTGCAGCACACTGGGCGGCGCGTCAGCGGCTGCGGCGGCCTGCGCAAACGTGGCCTGTGCCTCCGCCCATGCCCCCCGACGTGCCTGGACCAGGCCGAGGTGGAAGCGTGCCACCCCGTCGGCCTCACGCAATTCCAGGACGCGTTGAAACTCACGCTCCGCCTCAGCCAGCATGCCCGTGCGATAAAACGCGATGCCGAGGTTGCGATGCTCCGCCACACGGCTTTCCGGGGGCGGCTGGCGCCGGGTGGCGCTGCGTCCCACGCGCTGCACATAGCCGGCGCTGATGAGCCCATACAGCGCCTTGCCGACATCAAACTCGCTGAGGCCACTGCGCTCCACCACGGCGTGCACATCGATCGTGCCGTCGAGCAGCGGAATGATACGTTCCTGCGACGTGCTGAGCGGCACCTCGATGCCCTGCAGCCGTGCGATATCCACCTCGAAAATGAGATCGAGGCTGGGCAGCTTCTTTTCGATCTGCGACCACTCGTCCACTCGCCGCGCGCCTTCGAGCAGCAGCGTGTCGGCGCTGATGGACAGGAGTGGGGTGTCGGGCGCCGGGTCTTCGTCTGGCTCGAAGGTGAAGGTGCCCTGCGTCCAGGTGAAGAGGTGATAGACCGCCTCTTCCACCTGAAAGCGGAACTCCGACAACACGAGGTCGCGCTCGATGTCCCCGCCCTGCAGCAGCGCCTTGGCCAGAGCGTGATCGTCGTGCGCCGGCAACTGCGCGGCCTGGCGGGCGAGCTCGTCGGCCGCCAGCGCGCCAAGGCGCACGAGACGATCACCGAGTCGGTCGCGGCCGTTCACCAGCGCCGCGTGTACCACGCGGCCTTCGGCGAAGTGCACCGTGCCGAAGCTGCCCTCACGCGCGATGCTGAGGCAGCCGGTCTTCTGTCCGAGTGCCAGCAACTGCAGCACGTCGGCGAGACTGGCTTCGCTGAGATTGCCACGAATGGCCATCAGCCGCGCGCCTCCACAGGTGTCGACACCACCGAGCGCGCCATCACCGGTACTCCTCGATGAGGCGGCCGCTCAGCTCCGGCCAATCCCACACCGTCTTCTCTCGATCGAGGAAGAAACGATCGGGCTCCCCTGGTGCGCGCGCGACCAGATGCTCGAGACGCGGCCGCTCACGCGCCGGTAGCGTGACCACGAGGCCGCCCTCAAAACGCGAGCGCAGCCTGTCGGCCAGCCCGGTCAGGGCCCGCGGCGCACGCTGCGAGGTGAGCACCAGCTGCGCGCCCTGCGACATGAGCTGATTGAAGAGATGGAAGAGCTCGTCCTGCGTGCGCTCCTTGCCCTCAAGCAGGTGGATGTCGTCGAGAATGAACACATCGGCGCTGCGGTAGCGCGCACGCCAGCGCTCGGTGCCGCCCTCCTGCATGGCGGCAATCAGCTCTTCGACAAACAGCGAAGCTGACAGGCAAGCCACGCGCTTGCCCGCCCAGCGCTCGCGCATGGCATTGCCAATGGCATGGGCCACATGTGACTTGCCACTGCCCGCCGGCCCGTGCACCAGCAGCGGATTGTACCGCACGCCAGGTTCCGCAATGACGGCATCCACGGCCTTGAGCGCCAACTGTGACTCGGGCGTGCTGTCGAGGGCCGCGCGTGTGAACGCCGGTGACGGACCAGGCAGCGGCTGCGCCGTCTCGATGACACGCTGAAGCAACTGTTCCGCCGCGGCAATGGCCTCCACATTGCGGAAGGCCTCGTGACCCGCCCACGACGGGTCCACCGCGGCGGCCTGGGCCTCCAGCGCCCGCAGGTGCTCTACCGCGGCCGCATACGCGCGCAGCAGGCCATCCACGTCGGGAGCCTGCGTGAGATTGAGGGCGCGCTCGAGCACCGACACCCGCCAGCCTTCCGGCCGATAGCGCGCGATGGCATCACCGAGCTGAATGCGCCAGGGTTCGACGCGCGTCTCCACCTCCTGCAGCACGTCGGCCAGAAAGCCTTCGTAGTCCGTGCCGGCCGGGATGATGGCTTCAATGCGTTCGGGGGCAGTGGTGGGCGCACGCTCACCCAGCACAGCCCGCACATCGCCCACCGACACGGGCGTGCCCTCCAGCTGCTGATAGGCACTCAGCTTGTTGAGTGCGCCCTTGAGCTCGCGCACATTGCCGAAGGGCATGCGCGCCACGGCGTCGAGCACACCGTCGGCAAAGCTCACCGAGCGATCCTGCGACACGTTGCGCAGAATGGCGAGTCGCATTTCGAAGTCGGGCGCGCCCACATCGACCACCAGCCCACCGGCCAGTCGCGAGAGCAGCCGTTCATCGACATCGGGGATATCGGCGGGCTGACGGTCGCTGGTGAGCACCAGCTGCTGACCGCCCTGGAGCAGCACATTCAACAGGCGCAGCAGCTCGGTCTGCGTTTCACGCTGTCCGGTGAGAAACTGGATATCGTCAATGACCAGCAAGTCCACCTGCTGATGATCGACGAGAAACTGGTGCGGCTGTCCACTCGCGATGGCGCGATGCAACGTGGACGCCAGTTCGTCGCCCGAGGTAAAGCGCACGCGCAGATCGGGACGATGCTCGCGCGCGCGGTGAGCAATGGCACCGACCAGATGTGTCTTGCCGAGGCCCGATCCACCATACACCACGAGTGGGTTGTAGGCCTGACCCGGCGCGTCGGCCACGGCGCGTGCCGCGGCATGCGCGAGCTTGTTGGACGCGCCCACCACGAAGGTGTCAAAACGCAGGGCGCGGTCCACCGATTCGCTGGCCGGGGTGTTCACCGCGGCGTCTCCATCACCAGTCATCAGGCGGCACGCGACGAAGATCCGCCGCCCTCTTCTGCGCCCAGTCGCTTCATGACCCGCGTCCCCAATGCCCGCAGCGTGTCGAACACACCGGTGCCCTGCGTGGCGTCCGCACCAAACTCCGGCACGCCGCGAAAGTTGAGGGCCGCCGACAGCTCGTCCACACTCGCGACCAGCGAAGCCGGCAGGTCCTGCTTGTTGTACTGCAGCACGATGGGTAGCGCGCGCGCATCCACGCCATGCTCGGCCAGATTGGCGTGCATGTCCTGAAGGCTCTCGATATTGTCGTCCCAGCGGCTGCGTTGGCTGTCGGCCACGAACACGATGCCGTCAGCGCCCTGCAGCACGAGCTGCCGGATGGCCTTGTAGTACGGCTGGCCGGGCACGGTGTACAGCTGGAAGCGCACGTGATACGCGCCCACGGTGCCCAGGTCCACCGGCAGGTAGTCGAAGAACAACGTCCGATCACGGCGCGTGGCCAGGGACGTGAGCGAGCCCACCTGCTCCGACGGCAGGGCGTCGTGCAGATACATGAGATTGGTGGTCTTGCCGGACCGACCCGGTCCGTAGTACACCAACTTGCAGGTGATCAGGCGCGTGGCGTGATCAACGATGGGCATGTGCGCCTTCCTCGGCTTCCGTCAACAGCAAGGCAAAACGAGACGCAACGGCAATCAACTCGCGCAAGCGGTCTGCCGCGTCCGACGATGTCGCAAACGGCAGCGCCTGCTGCCAGACCGCGAGGGCACCGGACAGATCACCGGCCCGTGCGCGGTCTGCGCCAAGCCGGAGCGCGTCCTCTTCAAGTGACGGTCCGGACGGCTGGGGCGCAACGACGGGCGCGGGCGTCATCAGTCCCGCCTGCAGCGGATCAAAAACGGTATCGAACGCCGCGTCGTCGTCCCCGCCCGAGGTCTCAGGAATCCACAGATCGCCTGGCGGCGCAATGGCCAGCTGCGCTGGCGGCGTGGGATTGCGGCGCGGGGCCACCTGGGCGTCGTGCAGCGTGAGCACCCCGGCCGCGATCAGGTCATGCACCATCTCCGCCACGTCCACCAGCGGGCGGCCGGTCGACGCGGCCAGGGCCACCAGATCCTGCGCGCCGTCAATGCGCGTGAGCAACTCCCACTGCGCGGGGGACAGGCGCAACAAGGGCAGTTGCTGCGTCTCGCCTTCCACGAAGGCGGGCACCACATGCGCATGCGGGACACGGGCGTCAATGCGCGACCAGACTTCCGCGCGCAGCGTGGCCTCCATGAGCAGCGGCTCGATGGGCAGCCGCAACACCGACGCGTGGCTCTCGTCTTCACCCGGTGCAAAGCGGAAGCTGCCGTCGCGCCACGCCAGCACGTCGAGCACCGCGTCTTCCACGGCGTGCGCATCCTCCTGGCGGCGGTGCGGATGCGCTGCGCGGTCGAGACCATGCACGGGTCCCACCACGGCGTCGATGATGAGGCCCTGACGAAAGACCACCTGGCCCCGCCGCCCCTGCAACGGGGCGTCCACGTGCAGGACGCCATGCTTGCGACCGAGCGCGAGCAATTGCAGCACTTCGGTGAGACTGAGATCGCGGAGCTGTCCTTCGAGCGCCATGCTGGCCTCAGCTCGCGCGCTGTGCGGACGACAGGGCCGCAGCCCGCGACAGCGCTTCCTGCGCCCGCGTGCTCCACGGCGCGGCGTCATCACGCGCCGCAAGGGCCTGCCAGCGGGTAAAGGCGTCGCGCCAGCGGGCCTGATCGGCCAGCAGCACCGCGTCAAACCACCAGGCCCCTGCCCGATCGGGCTCGTGACGCAGCAATCGATCCACCGCCACGCGGGCGTCGCTCATGCGTTCCTCGGCCACCAACACGTCGGTGAGCTGCTCCAGCGCGGCCAGGTCGGTCGGAACGCGCTGCAACTGCGCCACGAGCAGTCGACGCGACTCCTCCAGACGTCCGGCGTCGCGATGCACCAGCGCCAACTCACAGATGGCGTCACGCCAGGTTGGCGCCGTGGCCAGTGCGGCCACCAGCTCGAGACGCGCGGCCAGCAGGTCACCGCGTTCGCGCAGTACGCGCGCAATGGCCACGCGCGGTGTGGGGCGCGTGGGGTCGAGCGCCAACGCGCGGCGGTACGCGCCAAGGGCAATGGCGGCATCGCCCAAGCGCGAGGCCAGATCGCCCGCATAGTGCAGCAGCGCGGCGCTGTCGCAATCCTGGCCGAGCACGCGCAGCAGAGCCGCACGCGCAGCGCTGTCCGAGTGGCCCAGCAACGCCGCCGCCTGCAGTGTGAGCAGTTCGGCATCATGCGGCGCTGCGGGCAGGAGACGCTGCAGCAGCGGTAGCGCCTCCTCGGCGCGTCCGAGCAGACACAGGGTGCGCGCTTCGCCGCGCAAGGCGCGGTGCCGTGCGTGGCGCACCGCCTGCGCCACCGTGTCGTCGGCGGCGACCCCGGGCTGTGCGGCATCAGGATTGGCATCCGGATTGGCATCCGGATTGGCATCCGCATTGGTATCGGCCTCACCGCCCAACAGCAGCTCATGCGCCGAGCGATAGCGTTCCACGGCCTCACCATGCAAACCACGCTCCGCAAACGCGTCGGCCTGCTCGCACCAATCAATGGCGCGCGCGACCGGCGACTTGGGAGCGGCGTGCCGCGGTTGTTCGGGCAGCCAGTCCTCCACCTGCGAGGCATCAAAGGTCACGCCTTCCAGCGGGACACCGCTGCCAAGCGCGAGGAGGTCAAGCGGCCCCACCGCATCCGGGCACTCCAGCTGCAGCGCCACCGTCACGGCCAGACGCAGTGGACGACGCACACTCGCCAGGCCAAGCGCCCCCTCGGTTTCCCGCGCGGCGCCTTCATCATCACCAAGCGAGGCCAGCACCTCGGCCAGCACATAGCGCGCTTCCGCATGCGTCGGGCGATGTTCGATGGCCTGCACCAGAGCATCACGCGCGTCTTCGGGCCTTCCCACCTGTCGCAGCACGACGCCCAGCACATGCCAGGCCTCTGCCTCACGCGGATGAAACGCCACCACTTCACGCAGCAGCGTCAGTGCTTCGTAGGCCTCACCATGCAGCACCGCCCATCGCGCCAGATTGACGCGGGCCAGGACGAGCGTGGGGTCGAGCTCCGTGGCACGCAGCAGGGCTTCACGAGCTGCCTGCGCATCACCGCGGTCGGCCAGCGCCACGCCAAGGTTGTTGTAGGCCAAAGCGTGGCGCGGATCGAGACGCAGCGCGCGGCGATAGCTCTCGGCGGCGGCTTCCACGTTGCCACCCTGATGCAGCGCCACGCCGCGCTCGTTCCACAAGCGCGCCGATTCTGTACGCTCGAGCAGCTGGTCGTAGCGTTGCTGCGCTTCGGCCGACAGTCCGTCAAGCAAGTCCAGCTCGGCCAGCGCATGCTGCACCAGTTGCGCGTCCTCGCCCTGTTCGAGTGCGCGCTCGAATTCGCGACGGGCTTCTCGGAAATAGCCGCGCTGACGAAAGGCGAGGCCCAGACCATGCCGCGCCAGCGCGCCATCGCCCTCCACCTGCATGACCGCCTGCATCACCGGCTCCTGCGACGAGCCGTCGAGCAGCAGATCACCCTGCACGGTTTCGAGTCGTGGATCGAGCCGGGCGGCCGTACGTGCGGCCATCAGGGCCGCCTCATGCCGACCCATGTCCCCGAGCACGAATCCACGCAACAGGTGCGCCTCTGCATGCTCAGCGGACTCAGTCAACAGCTCATCGAGCACGTGCAGCGCCTGTTCGTTCTGGCCCCGCTGATACAACACTTCGGCCAGATGGAGGCGGGCGTCACCGACGGCCTGCGCATTCACCGCGCGCTCAAACCAGCGCTGCGCGCGCCGCAAATCACCGACGCGCTGCTCGATCAGTCCGCGCTCGAACAGGGCGGCCGCGTCGTCCGGATCTTCGGCAATCAGCGCGTCGAGTTCGCGGGTGGCCTCTTCCACACGGCCAATGAGACGCAGCAGCCGCGCGTGTTCACGCAGTGCGTCCCGATCGTCCGGATCGGTTGCCACGCGGGCCGTGAGCGCCTCGAGTCGCGCATCGCAGGCCCCGGGCTGACGCGCGGCCACCTCCAGATTGCGCGACGCCGTGCGCATGCGCGGGTCGATGGCCAAGGCGCGCAGAAAGGCCTCCACGGACTCCGCATGCAGGCCGCGCGTGTGGTAAAGGACGCCCAGATTGTTGAACGCGCCCGGATCGTTGGGATCGACCCGGGACATCATGCCGCGCAACACGTCCAGGTCGCGGCCGGATCCGGCTGCTGGTGACATCGGCGCGAGGGCGGCCGGTCAGGCCAGACGCAGTGCGCGCAGCAGGACCTGCAGCGAGGCCGGGTCGGGCAGCAGCAGGAAGAAGCCCCGCAGCGTCTGGTTGTTGTCCCGCACCACGAACTCACTCTCCACGCAGAGAATGGCGTCCGGGTCCGCGCTGAACTCGCCAAACGCGCTGGTGAGGACCGCTACCGACATGTCGACGACCAGCGTGGGCGGCGAAGGCAGCAGCAGCATGCCAAGGAAATCACTGAGCGCGTTCATGTACGCACCACTCAGGATATTGCCGGTTTCCTTGATGGCCGAGGTCTCGAGTTCGCTGAAGGCCACGGACGAGCCAATGGGTCGGCGCAGCATGAGTTCCGCGAGGCGCAGCACGGTGGGCTTGGGAAACACCAGCAGCGTGCGACCGGTGAGATCGCCGAGCATGTGCATGAGCACCGCGGCCACGGGTTCCTCGTCCGGCGCAAATTGCGCCGGCAGTTCTTCCACACTGGCCACACTGATGGCCGGCACCTTGATCATGATGGTGCTGCCCGTCATTTGCGACAATGCGGTGGCCGCATGGCCCGCCCCGATGTTGGCGGTCTCGCGCAACGCATCGAGTTGGATGTTCTTGAGCGACTGAATTGCGGCCATCGGGGCACCACCCTCACTTCACACGTCGGAGATCAGCCGGATCGGGGCCAATGGCGTGCCGGACTTCACACCACCCCCGTCACATCAACGATCAAGGCAGGGCTCCCGTCACCAAGCACCGTGGCCCCGCTGAACCAGGGGGCCGCCCCGCGCACCCGCTCCAGCGGCTTGACCACGATGTCCTGCTGGGCCAGCAGCGCATCCACCAGCAACGCCGCCCGACGTCCGCCCCACTCGGCCACCACCACATGTCGCTCCGAATCCGGGGTGCCTGCGCGCTCGCCCTCCGCCCGCTGCAGCCCGAACACCTCCTCCAGGGCCACCAGCGGAATGCGTTCGTCCCGCAGCGAAATGGCCTGGGCTCCCGGCGCCGCCAGTTCGTCGTGCCAGACCAGTGCTTCTTCCACCTGGGCCGCGGGCAGCGCAAAGGTCTCTCCGGCCACCTGCACCAGCAGGGCGCGGGTGATGGCCAACGAGGCCGGCAGGCGCATGGTGATGAGCGTGCCCACGCCGGCAATCGTTTCGAGCTCCAACTGCCCGCCCAGCGCCCGCACGCGCGTGTTGACGACGTCGACACCCACCCCACGTCCCGAAACGCGCGATACGTTGCTCGCAGTGGAGAAACCCGGATGCGCGATGAGTTCCAGCAGCGCGTCATCATCGAGTGGCGCGGCACCGGGCGCCGCCTGCGCCGCGTCGAGCAGCCCAAGCGCCTGCGCGCGTCGCCGCACGGCCTCCCGATCGATGCCTCGACCATCGTCCTGCACCTGCACCACCACCGTCGCGCGGTCACGCGCGGCGCGCACGATCAACTCGCCGGACGCCGGCTTGCCTGCGGCCACCCGCGTGGTGTTGTCTTCGAGCCCATGATCGATGGCGTTGCGCAGGAGATGCAGCAAGGGATCGACGAGGGCATCGAGCAGTGAGCGATCCACCGCCAGGTCCCGGCCCTCCATCACAAAGCGCACGTCCTTGCCCAGATCGCGCGCCATGTCGCGCACCACACGCGGAAAGCGATCGAACACCTGCGCCATGGGCAGCAGACGAGCCTGCAGCACCTCGTCCTGCAACACCGACACGAGCCGCGCGGTATCACGTGCCGCACGCTGGGTTTCGCGGTCGGGATGCTCACTCGCTTCCACGGCGCGCAGCAACCGGTCGCGCGTGATGACCAGCTCCCCCACAAGATCGAGCAGTGAATCGAGCCGACGCGCATCCACACGCACAAACGCCGACGGGCCATCGAGCGCGAGGCCCGTGCTGTCCCCCCGTGCGCCGTCGCCGGACAGACCGCCCGCTGCGAGGTCGGCCGCGCGCGCGCTGGTGTCCGCAACCGGAACAGTGGCTGCACGCGCCGCCGCCGGCTGGCGTACCGTCACCTGGGCAACATCACCCGCCGAATGCACCGCCTTCGCGATGTTGTCATCGTCAGCGCCCGTGATGAGCATGACGCGAAACTGTCCGTCGAACTGCTCACTCGTCCACTGCGCCTGCTCGGGATACGTGCTGCGTACCAGACCCACCTGCTGCAGACGCGAAAGCACGAGCAGAGCGCGCACCCCCTTCAGCGGGCAATCCGCCGTGAGGCGCACATCGACGTGACGCAGGTTCGTGTGCTGCGGCGTCTCTTCGTCGGCTCGGCCCCATGTCTCCGTGGCGTTGCTCTCCAGGGCACCGCTGCCAGCACGGGCCATCGGAAAGAGATCGGCGGCTTCTCCATCACCATTCGTGTCAGCCTGCGGGTGCCGACGCGGCTGGCCCAGAGAGGCGTCGAGTCGCGCCATCAGCTGCGCGGCGCGTTGTGACGTGTCGGCCTCGCCGGACGACCTGCCCGGCAGTTCTGCAGTACTGTCCGTGGCGTCGGCAATGGCCTGACGCAGCAGCGCGGTTCCGTCAAAGAGCAGTTCAAGCACCGTCGACGACAGGGCTTCGCTTCCCTCGCGCAGTGGCTCACAGCGACTCTCGAGCGCGTGCGCGAGCTGCTCGACGAGTTCGTGTCCCATGGCGCCCGCCATGCCCTTGATCGAATGCATGGCGCGGAACACCGCAGCCAGCGGGGCATCCACAGTCGCGGCATCGACGGCACCACGCGCGCCAAGGCGCTGCTCGAGATCGAGCAGCGCCTCGTCTATCTCCGCGAGATGTTCCCGCGATTCCGCCGCGAACAGCGCGGCATACCGCGCAGCATCCACGGCGCGTTGATCAGGCCGCGAGGACGCGATTCACCGCTTCCAGCACCCGACTGGGCTGAAACGGCTTGACCACAAAATCCTTGGCGCCGGCCTGAATGGCTTCCACCACCAGCGCCTGCTGTCCCATCGCGCTGCACATGAGAATGCGCGCGGCCGGATCATGCTTCGTGATTTCCCGCACGGCATCGATGCCGCCCATGTCCGGCATGACAATGTCCATGGTGACGAGGTCGGGGCGGAGGTGCTTGTACTTCTCCACCGCCTGCACGCCGGTCTCCGCTTCCCCGACAATCTGGAAGCCCGCCTGCGTGAGAATGTCTCCCACCATCGTGCGCATGAAAATCGCGTCGTCGCAGATGAGTACCGTGCGGCTCACCGTTCCCTCTCCTCGGCTGAATGCAGATGCCGCGCGCACCAGGCCACGGCGTCGAACGGCTGAATGGCGCGCGGGTGATCGGCGTTGTCCGCCTCCACCTCCGACACACCGTCCACGCTGTCCACGGCAATCCCGATCGGCCGGGTGCCATACGCGAGCAGGACGATTGAACCGGCCGAGACGGCACGGGGACCGGCAGATGCGGCGGCCACATCCATGCCGTCTGTGTGACAGCCGGCGTCCAGGACGGTGACGATGGCCCCGCGCACATTCACGATGCCGGCGTGCACCGGCGGCGTCCCCGGCACGCGGCGAAGGCCCTGCGCCCGCAAGACTTCGCGCACCTGCGCGATGGGAATGCCGCGCCGGATCCCGCTCACACGCACCACCAACCACTCCGGACGTGTTTCGTCATCCGAGTGGTCGTGAGGCAGTTCAGCCGGTCTGGCCGTCCTGGAGTTGGTAGAAGCCGAAGACATCGAGCGGGTCGTGAGTGGACGCGAGCTCCGGCATGCCGCTCAACACCGCCAGCGACTGGCGGAGATCGGGCGGAAGGGGCGAGCGCAAGTCGACCACCTCACCCGAGACCGGATGCACGAAGCGCAACCAGGCAGCATGCAGGAAATGACGCCGTGGCGGCAGGGCGGCCAGCTTGCGCCCGCCGCCTCCGCCGTAGGTGTCATCACCGATCACCGGATGCCCCACACTCGCCAGATGCACACGAATCTGATGCGTGCGTCCCGAGTGCAGGTGCGCACGCAGCAGGTCCACACTGTCGAAGCGGGCCAGCCGCACAAAGTCGGTGCGTGCCGCCTTGCCCCCTTGGACGATTGCCATGCGCGTTCGGTCTCGCGGATCGCGCGCCAGCGGCTGGTCCACCGTCAGGGTGTCCGCATGCAGGTGCCCCCAACACACGGCCACGTAGCGACGGGTGACGCGACGGGCCGCCAGCGCCGAACTGAGTACGCGGTGCGACGCGTCGGTCTTGGCCACCACGAGAAGGCCCGAGGTGTCCTTGTCGAGACGGTGCACGAGGCCCGCCCGATCTTCGCCGCCGCCCTCGGCCAGCGGCTCACCGCGGCCCATGAGCGCATTCACCAGCGTGCCGGTCCAGTTGCCCGGCGCCGGATGCACCACCATGCCGGCGGGCTTGTCCACCACCAACAGGTGATCATCCTCAAATACGATGTCGAGCGGGATCTGCTCCGGCACGATGTCACGGCCCGGAGGGGGCGGCACGGTGACTTCCACGCGGTCACCCACCTCACCGCGGTACGACGCCTTCTCGTGCCGCCCATTCACCACGACGTGATCCGTCGCAATGAGCGTGGCCGCCTGCGTGCGCGAGAGATCCCCATGCCGCGCCACCAGCAGGTCGAGTCGCTCGCCCGCCTGCTCCACCACAAACGCGAATCGACGCGCGAGCGCTTGTGCGGCTGAACCCGTCGGCGAATCAGGACTGGCCATGGCCAGCGTCACCGGCTTCAGCGGACGGCGACGGTGCACTCCCCCGTTCGGCGATGCCCTGCGGCCCCACGCCTTGCGGCCCCACGCCTTGCTGCCCCACGTCCTGCTGCGCGATGTCCTGTTGCCACAGCGCAATCACCAGACAGACAGCGCCGATGGTCACACAGGTGTCGGCCACATTGAAGGTCCAGAAGCGCACCGTGCCGACGCCGATGTCGATGAAGTCCACGACGCCCTCACGCAGTCGCACACGATCGAGCAGGTTGCCGATTGCTCCACCCACCACCACCGGTACACCAAACGCCGCCAGCCGCGACATGCGTGTGAGGTCGGCCGTGGCACGCAGCAGCACCACGACGATCACCACACTCAAGACCGCAAAAATCCAGCGCGAGCCGGGACCGAGGTGCATGCCGAAGGCAGCCCCCGGATTGTAGGCCAGCGTGAAGCGCACCACATCGCCGATAATGCGGTGCGGCATGTGCCGTGGCACCAGATGCTCGACGGCCAGCGCCTTGGTGACGAAGTCCGCCGCCACACAGACAGCCACGATGAGCCAGAAGCGCAGCGTGGTCGATGCCACGGGCGCGTCGTTCAACACCGCCGACGCGGCGGCAGCACGGGGATTCGGCTTCACGACGCGCCCGTCGTCGACGATGAAGCCTTTTGCTCGGCTTGCTGCTGCGCCTGCAGCGCTTCGGCCCGACGTTCTTCCTGCCACAGCACCCAGGC
It encodes the following:
- a CDS encoding tetratricopeptide repeat protein gives rise to the protein MSPAAGSGRDLDVLRGMMSRVDPNDPGAFNNLGVLYHTRGLHAESVEAFLRALAIDPRMRTASRNLEVAARQPGACDARLEALTARVATDPDDRDALREHARLLRLIGRVEEATRELDALIAEDPDDAAALFERGLIEQRVGDLRRAQRWFERAVNAQAVGDARLHLAEVLYQRGQNEQALHVLDELLTESAEHAEAHLLRGFVLGDMGRHEAALMAARTAARLDPRLETVQGDLLLDGSSQEPVMQAVMQVEGDGALARHGLGLAFRQRGYFREARREFERALEQGEDAQLVQHALAELDLLDGLSAEAQQRYDQLLERTESARLWNERGVALHQGGNVEAAAESYRRALRLDPRHALAYNNLGVALADRGDAQAAREALLRATELDPTLVLARVNLARWAVLHGEAYEALTLLREVVAFHPREAEAWHVLGVVLRQVGRPEDARDALVQAIEHRPTHAEARYVLAEVLASLGDDEGAARETEGALGLASVRRPLRLAVTVALQLECPDAVGPLDLLALGSGVPLEGVTFDASQVEDWLPEQPRHAAPKSPVARAIDWCEQADAFAERGLHGEAVERYRSAHELLLGGEADTNADANPDANPDANPDAAQPGVAADDTVAQAVRHARHRALRGEARTLCLLGRAEEALPLLQRLLPAAPHDAELLTLQAAALLGHSDSAARAALLRVLGQDCDSAALLHYAGDLASRLGDAAIALGAYRRALALDPTRPTPRVAIARVLRERGDLLAARLELVAALATAPTWRDAICELALVHRDAGRLEESRRLLVAQLQRVPTDLAALEQLTDVLVAEERMSDARVAVDRLLRHEPDRAGAWWFDAVLLADQARWRDAFTRWQALAARDDAAPWSTRAQEALSRAAALSSAQRAS
- a CDS encoding chemotaxis protein CheC, which encodes MAAIQSLKNIQLDALRETANIGAGHAATALSQMTGSTIMIKVPAISVASVEELPAQFAPDEEPVAAVLMHMLGDLTGRTLLVFPKPTVLRLAELMLRRPIGSSVAFSELETSAIKETGNILSGAYMNALSDFLGMLLLPSPPTLVVDMSVAVLTSAFGEFSADPDAILCVESEFVVRDNNQTLRGFFLLLPDPASLQVLLRALRLA
- a CDS encoding chemotaxis protein CheW, producing the protein MSSASTNSRTARPAELPHDHSDDETRPEWLVVRVSGIRRGIPIAQVREVLRAQGLRRVPGTPPVHAGIVNVRGAIVTVLDAGCHTDGMDVAAASAGPRAVSAGSIVLLAYGTRPIGIAVDSVDGVSEVEADNADHPRAIQPFDAVAWCARHLHSAEERER
- a CDS encoding response regulator, whose protein sequence is MSRTVLICDDAIFMRTMVGDILTQAGFQIVGEAETGVQAVEKYKHLRPDLVTMDIVMPDMGGIDAVREITKHDPAARILMCSAMGQQALVVEAIQAGAKDFVVKPFQPSRVLEAVNRVLAA
- a CDS encoding chemotaxis protein CheA — translated: MDAARYAALFAAESREHLAEIDEALLDLEQRLGARGAVDAATVDAPLAAVFRAMHSIKGMAGAMGHELVEQLAHALESRCEPLREGSEALSSTVLELLFDGTALLRQAIADATDSTAELPGRSSGEADTSQRAAQLMARLDASLGQPRRHPQADTNGDGEAADLFPMARAGSGALESNATETWGRADEETPQHTNLRHVDVRLTADCPLKGVRALLVLSRLQQVGLVRSTYPEQAQWTSEQFDGQFRVMLITGADDDNIAKAVHSAGDVAQVTVRQPAAARAATVPVADTSARAADLAAGGLSGDGARGDSTGLALDGPSAFVRVDARRLDSLLDLVGELVITRDRLLRAVEASEHPDRETQRAARDTARLVSVLQDEVLQARLLPMAQVFDRFPRVVRDMARDLGKDVRFVMEGRDLAVDRSLLDALVDPLLHLLRNAIDHGLEDNTTRVAAGKPASGELIVRAARDRATVVVQVQDDGRGIDREAVRRRAQALGLLDAAQAAPGAAPLDDDALLELIAHPGFSTASNVSRVSGRGVGVDVVNTRVRALGGQLELETIAGVGTLITMRLPASLAITRALLVQVAGETFALPAAQVEEALVWHDELAAPGAQAISLRDERIPLVALEEVFGLQRAEGERAGTPDSERHVVVAEWGGRRAALLVDALLAQQDIVVKPLERVRGAAPWFSGATVLGDGSPALIVDVTGVV